GCAACATGCTTGGTCATGTTTACGAGAGGTAGAAGCGGAAGATAATAAGATTACCCGCAGATACGCCGAACTGGCTTTTCCTCGCTCATCGGCCTTAGATACGCAAGGAATACTGGAACTGTACCAGAATTATTGCACCAAAAAGCAGTGCCTCTCCTGTAGTATCGGGGCAACAGTTTTGAAAAAACAATCATTGTTTGTTTCTTAATTACTTCACCTTGGATCGGCCTGCATATTGTGGATTATTGCTCTTCATAGCTGCATAATTGTAAGTATTATTCTCCTGTGGTACTACCGCCTCCGCGGTAGCCAATTGGCTCACTGGTTTTTACCCGCTATCAGCATAAAAGTGATATGCGGTTGGCTGGTAGGTGGCTTATACCTTTATTACTACTCAGGAGGTGATACCTGGAACTACCATACCGACGGGATGGTGTTGGCTGAACTTGCCCGTACTAATTGGAGCGATTACCTCTTAAGCTGGACGAATACTGATTATTTGCCGAGCGGACTAATATACGCTGACCAACCTCGCGCCTTGCTGATGAGCCGGATGGTGAGTGTTGGTTGCCTGTTTACTCAAAACAACTATTGGCTTACCTCGTCTTACCTCTCAATAATATCTTTTGGAGGGATCTGGTATCTAGTACAAACACTTGATAGGTTTTTCCCTCGTACTCAGTTGGCGGTGGGTATTGCTTGGCTAACGTATCCTTCATTTGTTTTCTGGAGTTCGGGCATTCTGAAGGAAACCATTGCCGTAGGGCTAATGAGTCTGCTGGTTGCCCTAACAATACAATTTTACTACCGTAGTAGAAGGCAAAGAATAGTGCCCATAATTAGCTGGCTAACGGCAGCTATCTTACTGTGGCTAATTAAGTATTACTACGCTGCTCTGCTTATTCCGTTGTTATTGGCAATTACGCTCACCCGATTCATTCCTTTAAGCTGGCCTAACATAGTGGTTAGAATGGGGCTCTTATTTATTTCGCTCATTGCTTTGGCAACACTTATGCATCCCAATTTGGAGGCAGGTCGTATTTTAAGTGTAATTGTTCAGAACCACGATACCTTTATTCGCATCTCTCATGCTGAGGCAGTTATCCACTTTTACCAATTGCAACCTACGTTTAGCAGCTTTTTACTTAATACTCCTTTAGCCGTATTCTCTGCTTGGTACCGTCCGTTTCCCTTTGAGATGAATGCTACTTTGGCACAGGTAGCTGGCTTGGAGAATTTTCTGTTAGTTGTGATAAGTGTATTATCTCTACGCAAGATTGGAATAGTAAAAGTTGTAGAAAGTAATAAGCAACTATGGATACTTGCCACTCTATTGTTTTCTGTTCTATTGGGAGTACTACTTGCTATTTCTACTCCTAACTTTGGCACTTTACTACGTTATAAAGTGGCTTTTTCTCCCTTCTTGCTTTACCTCTTATTATGCCTACTGCTTCAGCGGGACAACTAATCTCTTTTGAGCCAATTCTTTTCATACATTATCTGAAAAAGGTACACTGGTAGTTTTTGAGGATAAACCCAACTTCATAACTACCCCTATCGGTGTATTTTAGCAATAATTCTGACCAGCAATAACTTAGCAAATTTTTCCAGCGAAAGAGTAGGGCGTTATTTTCAGGGTGTACGACATCGCGGCTGCCGCGCTACTGTATACCCTAGCTTCACTGGTTAGACTTTACTTTTACTTGAAGATATTAAAGTCATATGTACATGGTGCGAACGTTTAGTCAATCATCAACAGAGCTATCTGATTTAGTGTACGACGCTGAAATACATTGGCAACAGGATTTTCAGTCAGCTCAGCGCGCCTATCGAGAATATGTTACTTTAGTACGGTCTGCTTACCAAAGTAACCATCATGTGCTTGGCGAACTACGCATTAATGAGGTAGCTCCCACCGATCAGCAACGATGGTTAGATCATGCTCGCTTTTTCTACACCAAAATACCTGCTTATAGTGCTCAATTAGACCAGCAATTTGGTTTGAAGCCAGAAATATGGGCTCAGGCCCTAATAGAAGTCCACGCATTGATTTCGGCTAAAAATCAGAAGAGAAGAACAATCAGCTAGTTGGCAATATAGTGTGCTTCTGAATTGTGAGGCACTCAGAAGTGAATAGGCTCGTTTGGATGTTTCGCTTAACTAGCTATTAAGTAAGTATCAAAGTTATAATGTACGCCAAGGCCATAATTTAGGTGCCTGCGAGTAAAACGTACAATGAGAGATAGGGGAGAATGTCTACATTTTATTATCAAATGCAAGAGTAAGATACGCGCTTAGGACAAAGGCAGGTACAAACTGCTAACTATACTAAAACTAACGTCTAAAGTGCTGAGTTTGTAGCACTATAGATATGTACCCTACTCTTCTTGACTTTCTTCCCTACCTAATAAATAAGATATTGGTATTATCTTTGACCAGAGAAATAGTATAGAGGGTAATAATACACGGCTCGTATAGCCACTGCGAACAAGAGTTCTAAGTAAAAAGAAAATACATGAATAATATCGTTCTGCTATCCAATCGATTGTTTCACTATCGTGTACCCATCTATAATTACTTTCATCAGGAATTTCTTAAAGAAGGCTACAATTTTTCGGTGCTGGCTACAGAGCAGCAGCCCAACTTTGATCCTCACTTTGAGTTTGAGTGCCAAATAGAATCCCCTAGCTTTTCTAAATACAAGGCAATTATTCAAGAAAAGCAACCTGCGGCTGTTATTGTATTTATGCACTTGAAAGATCGGATTATGTGGCCAATGATTCATTGGCTGAAGATTCAGGATATTCCGGTAATCTACTGGAACCACGGCGTAAACTTACAAGACCCGGATAATTGGTATAAGAATATACTGTATCGCTATCTGCACAATTTGGCAGATGCTATCGTACTTTATTCACCCGCCGAAAAGCAGTATATCAAATCTAAGAACCACCCGAAGGTTCATATTGGCTACAATACTCTTAACTTACGTAGCTTTCCTACTATTACTCAGTCCAAAGAAGAGCTTAAGAAGGAGTGGGAGCTACCCTACAAGAAAGTGGTTTTGTTCGCAGCTAGTACTACGCTGCGCCGCCGCCTCGATCTTTTATTAGATATTTTTGACGGACGTACCGATCAAGAAATAGGGCTTGTGTTGGCCGGTT
This region of Tunicatimonas pelagia genomic DNA includes:
- a CDS encoding glycosyltransferase family 4 protein gives rise to the protein MNNIVLLSNRLFHYRVPIYNYFHQEFLKEGYNFSVLATEQQPNFDPHFEFECQIESPSFSKYKAIIQEKQPAAVIVFMHLKDRIMWPMIHWLKIQDIPVIYWNHGVNLQDPDNWYKNILYRYLHNLADAIVLYSPAEKQYIKSKNHPKVHIGYNTLNLRSFPTITQSKEELKKEWELPYKKVVLFAASTTLRRRLDLLLDIFDGRTDQEIGLVLAGLRDLPSWVKEVVDRSPAITYVGEISDQVAFNKLVKLSDVFTIPGRSGLAINQAFHWGVPYVTTNVRQSPEVWYLKDGQNGYIADISKEGDYRDKVLHILQDDALRAQMSAKAQEVIQTEGDIHNMYQGFWNAFQFATERKKVKR